From the Gouania willdenowi chromosome 19, fGouWil2.1, whole genome shotgun sequence genome, one window contains:
- the LOC114481652 gene encoding histone acetyltransferase p300-like: MENPAPPGLNNNQDAATNQSSRRLSIQRCIQALVHACQCRNMSCSLPSCQKMKRVVQHTKGCQRKTNGGCPVCKQLIALCCYHAKHCQERVCPVPFCLNIKQKLLQLRLQRLQQLRQALMLRQRHHRAKRG, encoded by the coding sequence ATGGAGAATCCTGCACCCCCTGGTTTGAATAACAACCAAGACGCAGCGACCAATCAGAGCTCTCGTCGACTCAGCATCCAGCGCTGCATCCAGGCCCTCGTCCACGCCTGTCAGTGTCGCAACATGAGCTGCTCTCTGCCGTCCTGTCAGAAGATGAAACGTGTGGTCCAGCACACGAAAGGATGCCAAAGAAAGACGAACGGCGGCTGTCCGGTGTGCAAGCAGCTGATTGCGTTGTGCTGTTATCACGCCAAGCACTGTCAGGAGAGGGTCTGTCCTGTACCTTTCTGTCTGAACATCAAGCAGAAGCTCCTCCAGCTGCGACTGCAGCGACTGCAGCAACTGCGGCAGGCCCTGATGCTCAGACAGAGGCACCATCGTGCCAAACGTGGGTAG